The genomic region TATATCATGTTACTGTTTCATATATTAGAACAACACGGACTcgttcatatcattttaaaagaatttttaacCGTGTATAGATCAACCTAAAAGATATTTTGAAGGGTATTTTTGATAAttcttaaatgttattaataatattcaataattttagtCTTACTGTTCTTTTGAAAATCTTTTGTATGAATAGCGTCACAATTCAGTAAATGTCACCtttgttaattaaacaaataaactgctTCTGTAAAAGAAGTGTTATTTAAGGAAGTTTCAGAGTTTGATTGTGAGTTTGTTTAAATCTATAcctatacctatattaataaaataaaataaataaaattatatattcaaacatctaataccgccctctacatttcgacacacagttacacaacccctttcaaacatgtggtcagcttccggtcagttacctctttctttgtgaacctgacgatgaccgaagaaggtcgaaacgttgttcgctcttccatgtaaaagtgttttctcagcccaaacgagccgtttttgcatataaatttctcaacaagtgggtttctcgtcatcactggtgAAACTATGTTCATGTGTGGAAACAAACTCACTGAGTGTTGTCTTTTTTtagtttcctttatttttcaaacaacaacaaccgaaCATAATAAAAAGACAGACAAGCCTTAGTGGTTTTGAAGTTTTATCTCGACTCTCGGTAGATTTTGAACTAGAAAAATCTTAaattgatgtatgttttgtaaacgATTCTATTTTTTTAGCAATTCTTAAATTTATAAGGCCGatcaaaattttgtaatatgaaGAAAATTACAAATGCTAATAGTGgagaagaaaactaaagttaaCATACTTGTGACCAGGATCTTAGTGGTCATAAACTTGTAACGATTGTCACTTCGGACTCATATGGATCTTATATGTCACGCTTTGATTCTGTTCCTGTAGATATCTGCGGTATATTGTTttaatctatttgtttttaatgtgtctTACAAATATGTGTAATATAATCGTGGCAGGGTTAACCAATGGACAAAGTAACTTGCAGTGTAGGGCCTCCAATAATTTGGTGTGCCCCGTTCGAACTGTAGGTTAGGCCTAGATTTATATAATTATCGGCTTATGTTAATAAAAGTCGCACAGACATAGTTTAAAGacttaaaatacatgaaatgaaTTATAAAACGTAGTATTCCTTCAGCTTCTCGACAATAACAAACAGGAGAAGAGCAAAAATATTTCCTGAATTTGCATTAAAATCACTGAAAGATAATTACAAAGAATACTTTGATATTCATCGCTTGAAAAGTGAACTTTCTGTTTTATACGCTGAcactaatttgaaagtaaaactagtgaatgaattattttaatgtcaGCTGCAGCCTTGCAacttgtgtgagttaacctttaCTCTTCCAGCAACCAGTGCCACACTTGAGCTTTCATTATGTCATTTAAAAAGAATACACAGCTACACCAGAAATTCACAACGACAAAAACGACTTGCAAGTTCAGTATTaatcttaagaaaataaatacttataccttcaatgaaaatgtattacatttattcaatCTTAAGGAAGAGAGGGCGGAATTAgcatataaataaagtaattagctgaatatgtcttgttttattattaattagaaacacttaatattaaatataattaatgactgcaagaaattaattttatcattagtGGCCGtcctgtatatattatttttaaattttatgatcCACCTTTTATGCTTTTGCTTCCCCATCCAGACAAATCACCACACGTCCCTGGTACTTGTACTTGAATTATGAGGAATATATAGTCAGATCAACTTAACGGTGAAACATAAATCAGTAAAATAAGAAACTAATTAACTATAAGTTAATTTACAATTGGAAGAGAGGATACAAACAGTTGTTAGTAATATACCATATAACATTTGATACAAACAGTTGTTAATAATACACCATATAGCATTTAATACAAACAGTTGTTAGTAATATACCATATAACATTTGATACAAACAGTTGTCAATAATATACCATATTGCATTTGATACAAACAGTAGTTAGTAATATACCACAGGAATATATGACACAAATAGTTGTTAGTAATATACCGCAGGAAGAGATGACACAaacaaatgttagtaatataTCACAGGAACAGACAACACGAACAGGTGTTAACAGAAAACCACGGGAACAGGTGACACAAAcagatgaaacaaacaaatgaaaggaAGGCTACATTAGCCAAAAGTGACGATCATTACAACTTTACGACCATTCACATATGTTCACAAGtatgttagttttactttacCCCTACACTAGTAACCTTTGTCAATTTACTTACGTTACAATAATTTGGTCAACCTTATcaatttagaaattattaaaacattagaatatttcATAAAACGGAGACCATTTTATGATTCtggaataattaattaaataattaacaagtataaaactgacaacaaattgaatttatatctaaactcaagtaaataaaacatttaaacattgaaAGGACCTTACAGTAAGGAAACAGTTAACAATATTAGAATTCAACTTGATGGGTTGTTTTAACACACATGAAAAACTGTAACATTaggaaaatatatgaaacatagtTCAAAGAGAGGAGGTTAAAGAGTCTTATGAAcgaaattaattctaaaatattctcacaatatttattaaatacattgttgattttaattttatgttgcaAAAAATGTCACTTAACATGAAATATGATCAGTGAACAAGGTTTTACAACACGAAATATAAGTTCTTTACATAAGGTTACACAACTGGTTCTTCagattatatatttgtttgtctcTGAACTACTTTCTTTACTGTTTAAAGTTCAGGTCTTTAAGATTTATTTACATACCTGGATAACATCGTTAATAGAGTGTGATCACGTGACTCTGACTCTCCTTATGATAAAGAACTATAAACACATGATTAGCTTGTGAAGATGGAAAAAGTAAATGACTAACGTTCATGCAACATCagttttataacatgaaaaaatttAGCTAGGTTAGGttctgtttacagttttttaaagAGACGGTGTTAAAGACACAGTAGGTCTGTATAGGAAGgttctgtttacagttttaaaagaCATGGTGTTAAAGATATAGAAGGTCTATATGGGTAGGTTATGTTTGAAGTTTTAAACAGATATTGTTAAAGATACAGAAAGAATTCATGGTATGGTATGTTctgtttactgttttttaaagagCCAGTGCTAAAGATACAGTGGGTCTGTACAGGAAGGTTCTGTTTACACTTTTAAAAGATATGGTGTTAAAGATACAGAATGAATTCAGGGTAGGATATGTTCTCATTATACAAGTACTCTTACCTATTACAACAACTTATCTTCACATTGTTCGTTTGTTACTtctaataaagtttcttttattatcaATTGAAACcactcaaacttttattttataaatgttgattCCTTGTCTTCAAATTTGAACACACTATATAAGGACAGTAACAATACCTTTCTGTTCCAGTAATgtagttagttattttattttatcattttaatacttGCTTCTTTGGTCTGTCCGCAGTGCACTCTTTTTATGCAGTTTGGAAACATTTTGTATTGAAAGCCGTaagcttaatttttattttaaagttattctaCATGAGTGAAATGTTATCCATAATTTGTTATGAAGTAAACTTTGTgtataaaagaaatgtttcattatttatttataggaaATGATCGGATCTATGCTCTATCAAATCAAGGTAATTACTCAATCAGGTTTGATTTAAAGGATAAAGAAGGAAACAAAAGGTTTGCCATCTATCGGGAGTTTTGGATAGAAAACGAAGACAACTTGTATAGATTACATGTCAGTTATTACTCTGGTGACGCAggtaaactttaattaatttattagtcATATGTTGAATCTAActctttattgttatattttcaaaacaaagtagTAGAAATATTCTAATGAAGAAGCTATTTAAAATATCTGATGATAAAAAAAccgtttccaactgtttaatttataaacttaGATTTAACATCTTGACGTCTAACTATTCTTCTTGCTTGTGTGTCTTACGTATGGAATGAAAAAATCCGTTAATTTTAGGAAGAAATCTTTTTATGTGAAGAACGCAGTAAGTTCTTCGTTATGAACCACATAATGTAACTAACATTAGAATTCCagctattataattatatatatatggataatcAGGCTGTTTACGATAAAACTAAACcaattaattaactatttaacCTACACAACATCCAGTGTGGGTGTCACGTTAcgctttatttattgaaatagcaGGAGTCACAAAAGACAAAACGAATTTATCGAGAcagaatagttcgattactgtctgtTTATTGCGACTTGAGTGACAGGATTTTATTAggattatcattaactttatcatttgaaaaataattagttggaacatttttaaaatacaaactatttaaaatttttaatatcaaaGTCATTTTTATTCATGTGTCCTTTTCAATTTTCCGTCAGATTTATCATATTACCATCAGATATTTTTGCTCGTTTTATTTTGAGTGGTGATAGAAAAACAACgttaatttgataaaaacaaaacttcataaataaaaattatacattgaGGCTATAGGTGGCTTTTTGATCTAGTAAAACTGGCAGAGAAAGGTTATTTGTGGTGAATTGTCTGATGTTGAATATACCAAAAGAGATAAAGCTATTTCAATGTGTTCGTCACTGGGTTTCTAATGATATAATTAGGTGTGGattataatgattaataagtCACTTTACTATTTACAATTCAACACCTTTATTAAAAGTTAGGTATCACTCTCATAAACTGTTCCATACCTTAGGTATTGTTCTTCTAAACTGCCTGACACCTTAAGTGTTGTTATCCATATCTGttttatacatgatgtatcattgtTATAAGTTACCTTGTACATTAAGTGATACTGTCACAAGCTTCtttgtacaatatttattactcttcAAAGTCAATATAACTCTATCTCTGTAACAGCTTCTATTATCTATTGGttatataactgtgttttgtgtaagtgttattatttagtcTATATTGTAACTTAATATTTACTGATTGTGTTGGAGATGGATTGTTTTGATAATGTTAACTGTAACGTATTTCTTTACGTAACTCTGGATGAATTATAATTTGCAATTAAACTGTTGTTTAAGCTTTATTAATATTGCTGATGCCACGTTACTGAAATCTTTgctatttttctctttatcttAACTAAGTATTTTTACACTGTGGCGACTCTCGTGTTGTTTGTACAAAATTCTATGTCTCAGTTGGGCAAGGTATATACATGTGTGGGTGGGTGTGATAACATTAGAGGAAATATAATTCGTCTTGTATCTCAAAACGGTTGGTGTGactatttaaaaagttattaaaataaagaagagaataatgtttcgactttattagatcatcttcaggttaacaaagagttttgataaaagttttaatacccataataaccgtcttgaaatacattttcacattAAGTGGGTTTCCCGTCATTACTAAATAATTCGTCCTGTTTATTGGATCCTAAAATTATTTAATCAGCCTGTGTAGACTTTTGACAAAAACATGAATCATTTACAGTTTTAGATACGACTACAATATACTCTCGTgcgaaaacatttaaaaaataaagttttaacatgaaatagtttctgaaaatattccttttttctcTTACAATCTGTTTAAATTTTAGATAGCTTGaaacaagttaattaattattcttataCTTATTGTAGCCCCAGTTTTGAAATTTGGTCTTTAACCtgaaataattcattattcatCGTCTTCAGTAAAtcagtactgaaacaaacaatTGTTCCTCATCAGTAATCTTTTACAGAGACAGAAGAGCTTCATTCAAgtgataataatttattaataaatttgaactgaattcttttaaatatatgtttccaTTTTGTAAGTCTTTACAAGTACAAATATTCCTGTTGATTTGGAATTTACAGTTGATGCATTTCTCTGTAATTATAGGAAGGTGGAGATAAAGATGATATCTGTAGATATATATGATGTATGAAAGGTGGACAAAGAGGGTGTATGCAGAGAGGACACATCGTACGCTAAGATattatcatgatactttttaCATAAGactgaatatattatttatatttcaaggGGACTCGATTAGTGGCCACAACCAGTTCAGGTTGATATTGATTATTCGAATTATGCCCAAGCCTTTAAAGAAGCTGGGTCGTACAAGCATTGTCACAGTTCCAATCTTAATGGATTCTACCTGAACGGTGAACATGAGAGTTATGCTGATGGTCTACAATGGAGTGAATGGAAAGGACAGAAATACTCATTTCCAGATGTGGATATAAAGACGCGACCCCTTTACTAATTCCTCTGTTAAGCATTAGTAACAATAACCAGATGTATTTccttattttcaacaataaatacgTGATTGAGCTACTTGATGTCTaattcacttgttttattttgatatttaccgGATTATTAAAAGTTTATCAACGATCGGACGAGGAAAttgcacaaattatttttgtgtaatgATACGTGGCACGTGATGGGAAGttaataattcaataatatttgaaaatgtaaaacgtttcaaaatacaaatttaatattcattCTGTTTCAAAGCGAATTTAATACACACAGGTATTTTCATTTCATgtgaacattttataatatacaatgttaCCGGTATGTTTTTAAAGTGCTCCACGTCTCTGTAACACACTTGACTCAATGTTCTGtagaaatgttgataaataaaataatttattcacataCCACAACAAGTAATGATAAGTTGCCTACTTTCCTAAATGTTATTCTTTAGGTTATATTGCATCACATGATGCAGTCACCCAAGAGGTATATTGTAACTATATGACACACTTAATGCTGCAactagtatataaaaataaaatcgcaTGACTGAATAAGTCATTACACAATACAATACGTACACCGTTTAAATATAACCACCACTAggtgacatttttttaaaacaactgatACCATGATAACTCGTGCCAGTTATCTTCTGATGATACATTTGGAAGAGTCATAACTCATGACAATGTTGTTCTTCTGAAACATTTGGTACAGCGATACGTCATACTGGTAGCTTTCAAAAGAAACTTACGGTACATTGTTTAGTTGTGCTATTAGCCTTATTTTGATGTTAATAATACAGTGAAAACtcatgttagttttaaaattatcacatttttattcttaaatcgTCCTCGGCATTAGTGGCATAACTGTATGGATgaggaattacaacgctagaatcttggtttcgatacctttggtgggcagaacagagatagcctattgtgcttaattacaaaaacaaattaagtcTTCCTTTGGTAGACCCAGCAGATAGCTGTACGAggttttttttaatgcaaacaaacaatccatcGTAATGTACTTTATCTGAACGGTGAATATGGTAATAATACATGATACAATCCCCAATACTCACTGCTGTTTAATACACTAGAAAGTTACGTGTCTTTCTCCAGGTTGTTAATCAATAATATTGGTTAGTAAATTAATTCTCATTTAGCTAGTACAATTTGATTGTtacaagatttatttattaatttcttcagtaattactgtaattaaaaagtgatttagaaaatttaaaaataaaataaaatgttaaaagttcgATTTTCTTCAACATGGTACTATATAATGCAAAACGTAACTTTCAAAACGATAAATGTTTATGATCATTGTTAAGGACTCTTTAAATAGTACATCACATCCGTTATCTATTACAGACGAGCTCAGTTGTTGGTTATAAAAACTTCATCTGACATCAACACTACACACTTCTTCTTTACCATCTTCTGATATTTATCAGGTTTGGACCAACTTTACAAAGTATGTTAgtgttttaattactgtttttattactatCAACTGTGTATAATTGTTGCTATATCAACAAGatagttttatttggttttttgaCTCACGTAAAGTTAAAGATACTCAGCCTATCTGTTTCTGATATCAAAGATCAGGCTCCTCAAACGTGTGTCCTAGTCTagttaatttctatatttgaagaCAGCTATTGTAATCACTTACTGCAGTACATTATTtgcatgttatttttaatactcGTGTGTGAAAAATACCAAAATCACATATGTAGGTTTATTACGTGACggttagataaataataaattatagtctAAGACTTTGGCAACATGCTAAGAACAACCAACGGAAGttttaaacagtaaacattttattgatcgtagtgtaaaactatattaatatcaaattgttaataaacaaactgttattgCTCACGATACCCGGAGATAAATGgcttaaattattaaatgttaaaacaactagataccaaaaacaatataaaatgtattaaactaTAACTTAAGACCAGTATAACACCATACAGGATAAATATTTgtaacagtttgatgttactgtccattcacattttaaattatatcgaagtaagtttataataactAAATTCACACACGTTACGTGTGAATAGCTGGTTAGTAATAAACTTGTCCAGTTGTAAACTTTAGTTTAATATCGGTATAAATTATTCTCTTGTGAAGATTGAGGTTAATGATACGATATAAATAATGAAGACAACATACTAATGTTATGTCTTTATACATatagttacttattttaataatcaattttatattcagtttatgtacgtttctttatttattcaactACACCAGAAAATATCAAGAATTCTTGAAAT from Tachypleus tridentatus isolate NWPU-2018 chromosome 1, ASM421037v1, whole genome shotgun sequence harbors:
- the LOC143242615 gene encoding techylectin-5A-like gives rise to the protein MGNDRIYALSNQGNYSIRFDLKDKEGNKRFAIYREFWIENEDNLYRLHVSYYSGDAGDSISGHNQFRLILIIRIMPKPLKKLGRTSIVTVPILMDST